A region of Vitis vinifera cultivar Pinot Noir 40024 chromosome 13, ASM3070453v1 DNA encodes the following proteins:
- the LOC104878013 gene encoding blue copper protein 1a-like, which yields MASKLLNIALAVFAIVLPAVAMATEFTVGDDQGWTINFDYEAWAKDKVFRVGDELVFKYTAGRHNVFKVNGTVFTNCTIPPPNEALTTGNDVITLATPGRKWYICGVNDHCANYGQKLAITVLEEWASPAPAPSPSTTTAPAPSSAYGISVSGH from the exons ATGGCGTCTAAACTGTTGAATATTGCCCTTGCAGTCTTCGCAATTGTTCTTCCCGCTGTGGCCATGGCAACTGAGTTTACTGTTGGGGATGATCAAGGTTGGACCATTAATTTCGACTACGAAGCTTGGGCCAAGGACAAAGTATTTCGGGTTGGCGATGAACTAG TCTTCAAATACACGGCGGGGCGGCACAATGTCTTCAAAGTGAATGGTACCGTCTTCACGAACTGCACTATACCACCACCAAATGAAGCTCTTACCACTGGAAATGATGTGATTACACTGGCCACCCCTGGAAGGAAGTGGTATATTTGCGGTGTAAACGACCATTGTGCCAACTACGGACAGAAGCTTGCCATCACTGTGCTGGAAGAGTGGGCGTCTCCTGCACCGGCCCCCTCCCCCTCCACCACCACAGCACCAGCACCCAGTTCTGCTTATGGGATCTCGGTGTCTGGGCATTAG